The Embleya scabrispora genome contains the following window.
ACCGGGCGGCCCGCTCTCGGATCGCGACGACGAATCCCGGCGCCGCGCCGACCTCGGGGGGCGCGGCGTCGCCGTACGCCGTCGCGGGAGACGGGTTCACCAGTAGAACTGCGAATTCGCGTCCGCCCTGCCGCTGGCGGCGCTGCCCTTGGTGGCCCGGCGCACCGAGCCGACGGCGACGACCATCGGATCCCGGTATGCACCGGTCTGCGGGTCACCGGAGCATGGTGCGGACTCCACGGGCCCGTCGTTCGCCGCCGCGTCGTCGGCGAATTCCGGCGCGGAAGGCTCCGGTGGTTCCGGTGGTTCCGGCATGAGAGCGTCGTCAACCCTGCGCATTCTGCCCAGCCTTCGACTCGTCCGCTCGGGGGCCGCGAAACGTTTTGTCCACCATACAAGCGGCGGTCGACTTTCGACCCCACGTCGGTGGGACCGGGAAATCCCGGACGGCCGGCCCCGACAGGAACCTTCCGGAATGAATGAATCGAACCCCACGGACAGGCGTCAACGCCCAGCCTGAAACGTATTCCGCCGCAGAATCAACGCTTCTCGGCAAAACCCGCGCCCTGAATCCCCAGGATGAGTGCGCCGCGGGCAATGGCTTCCGGGAGCCGACTCGGCTCCAGACGAAAGCGCGGGTGTTTCGCCTCCGGCTCGCGGGGTCCCACCAGTTCGGGACGGGACGCGTCGAGGCGGACCGCGGCCAGTGCGGTGCGGTCGATCGCGGACCGGCAGTCCGCCAGGATCAGGTCGTGCGCGGAACCCAGCGCTCCGCCGAGCAGGACGAGATTCGGGTTGAGCACATTGCACACGTTGCCGAGCACGAGGCCGAGGTGGAACGCCGCCTCACGCAGGACCCGCAGGCACACCTGGTTGCCGGCGCGGGCCTTGTCGGCGATCTGGTAGAGGTCGGTCGGCTGCGCGGCGACCGGCAACTGTCCGAGCCCCGCACGCACGTTGCGGACAAGCGTGTTCGCCCCGATCAGGGTTTCCAGGCAGCCGCGTCCGCCGCACTGGCAGTAGTCGCCGTCCGGATCGACGACGATGTGCCCGATCTCCGCCGCCGACCCGCTGCCGCCACGGATCACCTGACCGCCGACGACCAACCCGCCGCCCACGCCCGTCGACCCCTTGATCCACAGCAGGATCTCCGCGTCGGGATGGCGGTGCACACTCTCCGCGAGAGCGCCCAGCGTCCCGTCGTTGTCCATGGCGACGCGCAACTCGCCGCGCAGCGTACCGGGACGTGCTTTGTCGCGCAGCAGCCGCTCCAACTCCGCGCGCGGCTCGGGCTGATCGCGCCACAGCGGAAAGACCGGAGGTGTCAGGAGCCCGGAGCGCGGGTCGACCGCGCCGGGCACGGCCAGCCCGACGGTCGCCACGTCGTCCAGCGATTCCCCCAGTTCCTCCGCGAGTCCGGTCACCGCCGCGAACACCGCGTTCGACCACGCCTGGACCCCGTGCCTGGCGCCCACGTCGTCCTGCCTGCCGACCGGCGCCAGGTACGGACTGTCGACGCGCCGTGCCACCACCGACGTGCGCTGGAACCCGAGTTCGATACCCACCGCGACACCGGTCAGCGGGTGCAGGCTCACCTGCTGCTCGCGCCCGGAAGCCTGGCGCCGCACCACCTGCTCGCCCTCGAGGGCGTTGAGGATGTTGCCCGCCGTCGCCGCCGCGATACCGGCGTATTTCGCCACGTCGGTCTGGTTCCCGCCGCGGATCATCAGGGCTTGCAGGACCCGGCGACGATTGCCGGCGTCGCCCGCCCTGAGCAGGGTACGGAGATCTGCCACGAATCCCCCCGGTGGGTCGGCGAACGGGCGAGGCGTCGGCGACCGTTCACAGTAAAGACACTTGCGCCCGGGAATCAGGTTAATGCTTCATTTCGTATCCCGAGGGAGTTCGGACCGAACCGTCGAATCCTGCGAAATGAGCGACGTCACTCCTGGAGCAATGTGTCACGGGTCATACCCGAGCATCCGCCGGCACAGCCCGCCCGCCGGACGTTCCGACGCGCCGAACCTTGCTTCGCGTTCCGTCGTCGTGTCTGCGCTAGCGTTCGAATCGTCGATTTCGCCATGAATTGTCATGAAGTGGGGTTGCCCTGATGTCATCGGCCGATACCGAGTTGGACAGACACCGTGAGGCCAACGCCGATACGGCCGTCTTGGCGGACGTGCGGGCGCGGATCGCCGACGCCGGGGTGGAGTTCGTCTACTGCCAGGTCGTCACGCTGACCGGGCGCGTGGTCGGCAAGGTGGTTTCGGCCGGACATCTGGCGCGCGTCGCGGAGCACGGTGTCCGGGCCCACCCCGGGTTCATCGCGGATCTCCAGGTCGACCGGGGCGGCGGCATCCTGTCGGGTGACGCCGAGCGCGGCGAGGTCGTCATGCTTCCGGACCTGGACAGCTTCGGCGTGCTGCCCTGGGACACGCGCACCGGCTTCCTCTTCTGCCGGATGTACGAGCCGGCGCACGCTCCGGGGGAAACGGGCGGCCGGCCGGTGCCGTTGGACGCGCGCGGCAATCTTCGCCGCGTCCACGAAGGGTTCCGCGACCGCACGGGGCTGCGGATGCGCACCGGTTGCGAGCCCGAGGTCACCTGGTCGGTTCCCGGCGTCGCGACATCGCACCGATCCGGTATGGCGCATCCGCTGTTGCAGATCGAGCAGATGGAGCGCTTGCGGCCGGTGTACCAGAAGGTGATCGCGTACGGGCGCGCGCTCGGGCTCGACATGAGCGAGGGCAACTGCGAGGGACCGGGGCAACTCGAACTCAACTGGATGTTCGACCTCGCCGAGCACACCGCGGACCGGCTGATGCTGCACCGGCAGGTCTGCCGCCAGGTCGCGCGCGAGCTGGGCGTCACGGTGAGCTTCATGCCCAAACCGGCGAACGGCGAGCTGGGCAACGGCTGCCACCACAACGTCAGCCTGTGGGAGGGGGAGCGGAACATCCTGGTCGACCCGGCCGTCGCCGGCTTGCACCTCACACCGAGAGGGCGGCACGTACTCGGTGGCATCCTCGCCCACACGGCGGCGAGCACCGCGGTGTTCGCACCGACGGTGAACTCCTACAAACGGCTGTGCGACGACGGCGGATTCGCTCCCGCGCGGGTCGACTGGGGTTTCGACAACAAGACCTGCGCGGTGCGCCTGCCCGACAACGGACGGCTCGAGATCAAGACGCCCGACGCCATGGTCAACCCCTACCTTTCCCACGCCGTGCTGATCGCCGCGATCGAGGACGGCTTGAAGAACGGCATCGACCCCGGCCCGCCCCGCGA
Protein-coding sequences here:
- a CDS encoding ROK family transcriptional regulator codes for the protein MADLRTLLRAGDAGNRRRVLQALMIRGGNQTDVAKYAGIAAATAGNILNALEGEQVVRRQASGREQQVSLHPLTGVAVGIELGFQRTSVVARRVDSPYLAPVGRQDDVGARHGVQAWSNAVFAAVTGLAEELGESLDDVATVGLAVPGAVDPRSGLLTPPVFPLWRDQPEPRAELERLLRDKARPGTLRGELRVAMDNDGTLGALAESVHRHPDAEILLWIKGSTGVGGGLVVGGQVIRGGSGSAAEIGHIVVDPDGDYCQCGGRGCLETLIGANTLVRNVRAGLGQLPVAAQPTDLYQIADKARAGNQVCLRVLREAAFHLGLVLGNVCNVLNPNLVLLGGALGSAHDLILADCRSAIDRTALAAVRLDASRPELVGPREPEAKHPRFRLEPSRLPEAIARGALILGIQGAGFAEKR
- a CDS encoding glutamine synthetase family protein, which encodes MSSADTELDRHREANADTAVLADVRARIADAGVEFVYCQVVTLTGRVVGKVVSAGHLARVAEHGVRAHPGFIADLQVDRGGGILSGDAERGEVVMLPDLDSFGVLPWDTRTGFLFCRMYEPAHAPGETGGRPVPLDARGNLRRVHEGFRDRTGLRMRTGCEPEVTWSVPGVATSHRSGMAHPLLQIEQMERLRPVYQKVIAYGRALGLDMSEGNCEGPGQLELNWMFDLAEHTADRLMLHRQVCRQVARELGVTVSFMPKPANGELGNGCHHNVSLWEGERNILVDPAVAGLHLTPRGRHVLGGILAHTAASTAVFAPTVNSYKRLCDDGGFAPARVDWGFDNKTCAVRLPDNGRLEIKTPDAMVNPYLSHAVLIAAIEDGLKNGIDPGPPRDRDTTGPTPFGALPTTLKEALDRFADDPVPSRGLGADLAHLFLRLKTLEWERFCCAVTDWEHAMYGEEGC